A portion of the Clostridium gelidum genome contains these proteins:
- a CDS encoding sensor histidine kinase — protein sequence MKNTKKQIFIFTISIIVLSSVILMSSFNLVMQNYIKSEAIKTITKKMNVYKSESGNVTFDTTESIKDSVPVNNILLTLNYEPFVKIISFYSENKIMEDKIIEYCKQNPRTDEEIQFVSINNEDFYIAQTHLKTIYYNSTEANINENAINIEETENAGLKKEEEEDILILYSRVTPLSILSKSINIVFLVILLVFTILSGFLGIRIGKQIENSQKKLKEFFQNVSHELKTPIMSIQGYAEGIQTKVIEDQSKAIEIIINESDKMSDLVEELLYISKIDSGQLTVKKEPIAINELLYDCSKSIEMIAKNKGIEINFNFDEISPIIYGDEKQLSKAFTNILINAVKYAKSEVSIKCNKHKKYIEIFFCDDGDGINEKDLSHVFERFYKGKNGNTGIGLALTKEIIDIHKGKLTAGNLHKGAVFKVIL from the coding sequence ATGAAAAATACCAAGAAGCAAATCTTTATTTTTACTATTTCAATTATAGTTCTTTCCTCTGTCATATTAATGAGTTCTTTTAATTTAGTTATGCAAAATTATATTAAAAGTGAAGCTATCAAGACAATTACTAAAAAAATGAACGTTTATAAGAGTGAGAGTGGTAATGTAACATTTGATACAACTGAATCTATTAAAGATTCAGTTCCAGTAAATAATATACTTTTAACTCTTAATTATGAGCCATTTGTTAAAATCATTTCTTTTTATTCAGAAAATAAAATAATGGAAGACAAAATAATAGAATATTGTAAACAAAATCCTCGCACTGATGAAGAAATTCAATTTGTATCTATCAATAATGAGGATTTTTATATAGCACAAACACATTTAAAAACTATTTATTATAATAGTACAGAAGCAAACATTAATGAAAATGCAATCAATATTGAGGAAACAGAAAATGCAGGTCTTAAAAAAGAAGAAGAAGAAGATATACTAATATTATATTCAAGAGTAACTCCATTAAGTATACTTTCTAAATCAATAAATATAGTTTTTCTAGTGATACTTTTAGTGTTTACTATTTTATCAGGATTTTTGGGAATCAGGATAGGAAAGCAAATAGAAAATTCTCAAAAAAAATTAAAGGAGTTTTTTCAAAACGTTTCCCATGAACTTAAAACCCCTATTATGTCTATACAGGGCTATGCAGAAGGAATTCAAACTAAAGTAATAGAAGACCAAAGTAAAGCTATTGAAATCATTATCAATGAAAGCGATAAAATGTCTGATTTAGTTGAAGAATTATTATATATATCAAAGATTGATAGTGGACAGCTTACTGTCAAAAAAGAGCCTATAGCGATAAATGAATTATTATACGATTGTTCAAAGTCAATTGAAATGATAGCAAAAAATAAAGGTATAGAAATTAATTTTAATTTTGATGAAATATCTCCCATTATTTATGGAGATGAAAAGCAACTATCAAAGGCTTTCACCAATATACTTATTAATGCAGTGAAATATGCAAAATCTGAAGTAAGCATAAAATGTAATAAGCATAAGAAATATATAGAAATATTTTTTTGTGATGATGGTGATGGGATTAATGAAAAAGATCTTTCTCATGTTTTTGAGCGATTCTATAAAGGTAAAAATGGTAATACAGGGATAGGATTAGCATTGACGAAAGAGATTATAGACATCCACAAAGGAAAGTTAACTGCTGGTAATCTTCATAAAGGAGCTGTCTTTAAGGTAATCCTATAA